In the Thermodesulfobacteriota bacterium genome, CCAGCACCATGCTCCGCTCGATGACATGCTCCAGCTCCCGGACATTGCCCCGCCAGGAGTAGGCCATCAGCCGCTGCATGTACTCGTTGCTGACCCCGGTCACCGCCAGGCCCAGCCGCTGGTTGTACTTGGCGATGAAATGCTGCACCAGGAGCGGGATGTCCTCCCGGCGCTCCCGCAAAGGCGGAACCTCGATGGACAGGACGTTGATGCGGTAGAAGAGATCATCCCGGAACCGCCGCTCGGCCACCTCCTCCTGGAGGTTCTTGGCCGTGGCGGCGATGATCCGGACATCCACCTTGATGGAGCGGGTGTCGCCCAGGGGGCGGATCTCCTCCTCCTGCAGGGCCCGCAACAGCTTGACCTGCAGGGTCAGGGGCAGCTCGCCGATCTCGTCCAGGAAGAGGGTGCCGCCGGAGGCCTCTTCAAAAAGGCCCCGCTTGCCCCGGTAGGCGTCGGTGAAGGCGCCCTTGACGTGGCCGAAGAGCTCGCTTTCCAGGAGGGTCTCCGGGATGCCGCCGCAGTTCACCGAAACCAGGGCCTGGTTGCGGCGGGCGCCCTGGAAATGGATGGCCCGGGCGATGAGCTCCTTGCCGGTGCCGGACTCGCCGGTGATGAGGACGGTGGTCTTGTAGTCGGCCACCTTGCCGATCAGGTTGAAGATGGCGTGCATCTTCTTGCTTTCGGCCACGATGTTGGCGAAGGTGTAGCGGCCCTCCACCTCGGCCTGGAGCCGCAGGTTCTCCCGCCGCAGGTGATCCCGCTCCTCCACCTTGGCCAGGGTCACCAGCACCGCCTCCTCGGAAGGGAAGGGCTTGGCGATGAAGTCGGCAGCCCCCAGGCGCATGGCCTGCACCACGTGCTCCATGTCGGCGAACACCGAGGCCACGATGACGCTGGACCTGAGGTTGCGGCGGCTGATCTCCCCCAGGAGGGTGAGGCCGTCCATGACCGGCATCCGGAGGTCGGTGATGACCAGGTCGTAAGGCCGCACCTCCAGCTTTTCCAGGGCCTCCTGGCCATGGATCGCCGTATCCGGCTCGTAGTCATGCCGGGCCAGGATGTCCGCCAGAAGGGTGCGCACCCCCTCGTCATCGTCCACCACCAGGATCCGTTTCTTGGCCATGGAAGCTCTCCCGGAAGACAGAGCGGGGCCTTTCAGAGGCCGGGCCATTGGCCCAGGAAAGGCCACAGGGCGTGCAGGAAGACACGAACCTCAGGCCGAAAGAGGTAGGCGAGCGCGGCCAGGGAAAGGAACGGCCCGTAAGGGATCACGGTCTGGCCGCCCCGGCGTTGCCGGACCATGGCACCGAGGCCGAACAGGGCGCCGGCCACCGCGGACAGGAACACCACCGGTACGATGGCCCGCCAGCCGAGGAAGGCACCGATCATGGCCAGGAGCTTGATGTCGCCTCCCCCCATGCCCTCCCGCCTGGCCAACCACTGGTAGCCGATGGCCACCCCGTAGAGGAGGCCCCCGCCGGCAAGGATGCCCAGGCCCGACTCCAGCCAGGACACGCCACCTCCGGGCAGAGCCGCCAGGAAGCCCAGGCCGATCCCCGGCAGACTCAGGACGTCGGGGATGATATAGTGCGCCAGATCGATGAGGGTGATGGCCAGGAGCAGGGCCGCAAAGACAAAGGCGGCAAGCCCTGCCAGGCTGGGTCCGAAGGCCCGCAGGGAGGCGTAGGCCAGACCGGCGCCTGCCGCCTCCACCAGGGGGTAGCGCCAGCCGATCGGCCGGCGGCAGTGCCGGCACCGGCCGCCCAAAAGGAGGAAGCTCAGGATGGGCACGTTGTCCCGCCAGCGGATCGGCTGCTGGCAGCCCGGGCAGTGGGAGGCTGGCAGGACGACAGACTGCCCCAGGGGCAGGCGGTGGATGAGGACGTTGAGAAAGCTCCCCACCACCGCGCCCACCGTGGCGGCAGCCACGGGCAGCAGGGGCTCCAGGGCGGCGATCCGGTTCATCATGCGGGCTCCACGCGTCGTAAAAACTTTTTTATCCTAACATGCCGGTCCGGTTTTGCCAGGGGAAAGGCATTGGCCGGCGGCACCGGAAGACCCCATGACCTCACCACCGAGCACCCTGTCCATCGACGATTCCATCCAGATTCTCAAGGCCGAGATCCTGGCGCCGGACTGGCGCCTGAGCGCCTCCCGGGGGCAGCGCCTGGGAGAAGCGCTCTCCTGCCTCAAGCGGCGCTACAGCAGCCGCAAGGCGCCGGCGGCCATATTGACAATGGCGATGAGCGTGGTGGACTATATGATGAAAACCGGCGAGCGGGTGCCGCCGGCGGCTGTGGACTTCCTGAAGGAGGCCCTGGCCCATGTGGTCGGCATCCACGAGCAGGCGGACTTCGTGCCCGAAGAGGAGGAGCAGCTCTTCCGGACGGTCTACGGCCGGTTTTCGCTCTTGAAGGGCCGCCTGGGGGCTGGCAGGTCGACCGCCACTCCGCCGCCGCCCCCGCCCAAGGCCTCTACGGCCGGCCCCGGTGATCTGCCCAGCCTACTGGCGGCCCTCACCGGCACCCTGGAGCAGGCCGAGCGCCTCACCGAGGCCCTGCGAGCAGCGGTGGCGGGGCTCAGCCAGGCCCTCCCGGAGCCGCCTTTGCCGGAGAAGGCGGAGCCGGCCCCCGAGGCTGCGGTGTCGCCGCCAGCGGCCGCGCCGGCGCCGCCGGTGTCGCGCCAGCCCTATCTGGCCACCGAGGTGCGGCCGTTGGCCCTGGGCAACGAGATCCTGGGGGTGCCGGAGAGCTATGTGACCCTGGTCAAGGATCTGGGCCGGGAACGGATGGCCGCCTATGCCCGGGAGAGCCGGGTGCCGGCCCGGGACTTCAAGCGCCTGTTCGGCCGTCTGGCCGGCGCCTTCCGGGGTCCCCTCGCCGAGCTGCCGGAGGCGGTTCTCCGGGATCTGGTCTTCCCGGTTCTGGTGCCCATGGGCATGGAGATGCCACAGGGGCCGGACCCCGAAGCGGCCACTGTGCTCCTGCTCAGCAACGGCCATCGCCATGGCGCCCTGCTCTGCGCCGAGGTCGGCGAGGAGCCCATGGCCCTGGTGCGGTTCCGGCAAGGGGCGGACGGCGACCTGGCCGGCACTGCCATTCTGGCCGACGGCACCTCGGTGCGGCTGGTGGATGTCAGCGATCTCTTGCGGCGGGAGGGGCACCTGACCGTGGCCCCAGAGGAGCTTCCCTGAAGGCATGGAGGATGGCGATGGCACACGAAGACAGGCGGCACAACGTCCGGGTCCGGTTTGCCACCAGGGCTACGCTGGTCTTTCCGGACCGCACCTACCCGGATCTGGCCACCCGCAATCTCTCCATCAAGGGGCTCCTGGTCCTGGGGGCGGTCGGCCCGCGGGTCGGTGATCAGTGCGACGTCACCCTGTTTCTCTCCGGCACCACCAGCGAGCTGACGGTGCGGGTCAAGGGGGTGGTGGCGCGGGTGGAGGGTGACAATCTGGGTGTGAGCTTCCGGGAGATCGACCTCGACAGCTTCTTCCACCTCAAGAACATCGTCTATTTCAACGCCGAGGATCCGGACCAGGTGGACCAGGAGCTCTTCAGCCGGCAGCGGCCGGCCGGAGGCAGCGCATGAATCACCCCCCGGAAGGGTGTCCGGCTGGCCGCCCAGCGGTCCGGCCTGGGATCAGCCTGGGCCTGGTCGGCTTCTTTGTTCTGCTCTGGATGCTGGGGGTCGCCGCCGGAGAGCCGCGGCGGGTGCTGGAGCAGGCGGTGCAGCTTTGCCTGTCGTGCATCGGCATCGGCTGAGGCCAGCATGGCGGCACCGGCATCCATGGAGCCCATCCGCAAGTGGGTGCAGCTTCTCTGGCTGTTCCTGTCCAACGGCTCCTGGAGCTTCCCGGTCACCCGCACCATCTACCAGGGGCCGCTGAAGGCGATCTGCGCGCCCGGTCTCAACTGCTATTCCTGCCCGGCGGCCACCACCGCCTGTCCCATCGGCTCGCTGCAGCACCTCATGGCCGCGGCCCGGGAGACCCTGGCTGCCGGCCAGCTCTTCCTGGGTGGCTCGGTGGTGGGCGCCATGGGCGTCCTCGGGGCCCTGGTGGGCCGCATGGTCTGCGGCTGGGCCTGCCCGTTTGGCCTGATCCAGGAGCTGCTCTACAAGATCCCCTCCCGGAAGCTGGGGGTGCCCCGGCCCCTTGGCTGCATCAAGTACGGGATGCTGGCCCTCCTGGTGCTGGTCCTGCCCGCCCTGGCCGTGGATCAGTTCGGCTACGGCAGCCCCTGGTTCTGCAAGCTGATCTGCCCGGCCGGCACCCTGGAGGCCGGCCTCCCCATGCTCATCCTGCAGCCGGCCCTGACCGCCAGCCTCGGCCTGCTCTTCTACAGCAAGCTCTTCATCCTGGCCTTCTTCACCTCCTGGTCGGTGCTGGCCAGCCGCCCCTTCTGCCGGACCACCTGCCCGTTGGGCGCCTTCTACGCCCTGTTCTCCCGGGTGAGCCTGGTGCGGCTCCGCCACGATGCCCAGGCCTGCACCCAGTGTGGCGCCTGCCATCAGGTCTGTCCCATGGGGGTGCGGTTCAACGAGTCGCCGGACGACGCGGAGTGCATCCGCTGCCTGCGGTGCATGCAGGAGGCCTGCCGCTTCGGGGCCATCCGCCTGGAGATCGGCGGCGTGCCGGTGGGCGATGCCGGCCGGCCGCAGCCCGCCGCCCCCCAGCCTTGAGGCCTACGGCTCCGGCCGTGACCAGAGCAGCCGCTGCCGGTCGAAATCGATGCGGTACTCGAGGCCCTTCAGGAAGCTCATGCCGAGCAGGCCATCGAAGGGCACCGGCGGCCCCTGGTGGTCGATGATCGAGACCGCCACCTGCCGGCGGAGGATCGGCCCCACCTGCACGGAATCGGCCTCGACCACCTCGGCGGTCACCGTCCGGCCGCCGGCCACCACCAGCTCCGCCTGGCTGCGAGCCGCCAGCCGCAGCCGGCCGGCAGCCTGCCGGTGGAGGGCGGTCACCGCCGCCCCGGTATCCAGGAGCAGGGTGGCCTCCACGATCTGGCGGCCGACCGTGATCCGGACTGGCACCAGGACCAGATTGTCGGCAATGGTCACCGGGGTCTCCTGGAGAGCCGGCTCCGGGGCGGCCGGCGGCCGTTCCGGGAAGGAATAGGTGCTGATCTCCGGCCGGCCTTTGGGCGGGGGGGTGGAGGTCAGGTGGGGGACGCCCTTGTCGTCCACCCAGTGGTGGAGCTGGCCACCGGAGCCTGGCTGCCAGGACGCCAGCACAAGAACGGCCACCAGGCCGGGCCAAAGGAGGGCAGGGCGGAAGAGAGGCAAGGCCAGGGCCTTAGAGGCGGCGCTCGCCGCCGGCCAGCTCGGCAAGCCCCTCCCGGTCGAGGATGCGGATCAAGGGCCCATCGGCCGCGATGAGCCCGGACCGGGACAGGCGGGCCAGGATCCGGGACAGGGTCTCCGGGATGGTGCCCAGCACCGAGGCCAGCAGCCCCTTGGTGATCTCCAGGCGGACGACATCGGCGCCGCCGTTCTGGTCACTTTCCATGAGGAGGTAGGCGGCGAGTCGGCCCGGCACCTCTTTCAACGACAGGTCCTCGATGAGCTGGGCGAAGCGCCGCAGGCGCAGGGACAACGAGGCCAGCAGATTGAGGGCCAGGGAGGGCTGCCGGGCCAGGAGCTCCCGGAAGGCCGCCCGGGGGATGACCAGGAGGCGGCAGCGGCTCAGGGCCTCGGCGTGGGCCGGGAAGGAGCGGCCGGCAAAGACCGCCACCTCGCCGAAGGGCTCGCCGGGCCCCAGGAGGTGGAGCACCTGCTCCTTGCCGTCGGCACCCAGCTTGAAGACCTTCACCCGGCCTTCCAGGACGATATAGAAGCCGTGGCCGGGATCCCCCTCGGCAAAGATGGCCGCCCCCCGGGGACGGCTCTCCTGGCGGGCCACCGCCGCCACTGC is a window encoding:
- a CDS encoding sigma-54 dependent transcriptional regulator, with the protein product MAKKRILVVDDDEGVRTLLADILARHDYEPDTAIHGQEALEKLEVRPYDLVITDLRMPVMDGLTLLGEISRRNLRSSVIVASVFADMEHVVQAMRLGAADFIAKPFPSEEAVLVTLAKVEERDHLRRENLRLQAEVEGRYTFANIVAESKKMHAIFNLIGKVADYKTTVLITGESGTGKELIARAIHFQGARRNQALVSVNCGGIPETLLESELFGHVKGAFTDAYRGKRGLFEEASGGTLFLDEIGELPLTLQVKLLRALQEEEIRPLGDTRSIKVDVRIIAATAKNLQEEVAERRFRDDLFYRINVLSIEVPPLRERREDIPLLVQHFIAKYNQRLGLAVTGVSNEYMQRLMAYSWRGNVRELEHVIERSMVLAEGQTLGPDLLSPEILEPGRQLIPATPLPDELSVKKNAKIMEKSLIERALAQTKGNKTQASILLELSLPALLYKIKEYQIG
- a CDS encoding prepilin peptidase translates to MMNRIAALEPLLPVAAATVGAVVGSFLNVLIHRLPLGQSVVLPASHCPGCQQPIRWRDNVPILSFLLLGGRCRHCRRPIGWRYPLVEAAGAGLAYASLRAFGPSLAGLAAFVFAALLLAITLIDLAHYIIPDVLSLPGIGLGFLAALPGGGVSWLESGLGILAGGGLLYGVAIGYQWLARREGMGGGDIKLLAMIGAFLGWRAIVPVVFLSAVAGALFGLGAMVRQRRGGQTVIPYGPFLSLAALAYLFRPEVRVFLHALWPFLGQWPGL
- a CDS encoding PilZ domain-containing protein, whose protein sequence is MAHEDRRHNVRVRFATRATLVFPDRTYPDLATRNLSIKGLLVLGAVGPRVGDQCDVTLFLSGTTSELTVRVKGVVARVEGDNLGVSFREIDLDSFFHLKNIVYFNAEDPDQVDQELFSRQRPAGGSA
- a CDS encoding CD1871A family CXXC motif-containing protein — protein: MNHPPEGCPAGRPAVRPGISLGLVGFFVLLWMLGVAAGEPRRVLEQAVQLCLSCIGIG
- a CDS encoding 4Fe-4S binding protein, which translates into the protein MAAPASMEPIRKWVQLLWLFLSNGSWSFPVTRTIYQGPLKAICAPGLNCYSCPAATTACPIGSLQHLMAAARETLAAGQLFLGGSVVGAMGVLGALVGRMVCGWACPFGLIQELLYKIPSRKLGVPRPLGCIKYGMLALLVLVLPALAVDQFGYGSPWFCKLICPAGTLEAGLPMLILQPALTASLGLLFYSKLFILAFFTSWSVLASRPFCRTTCPLGAFYALFSRVSLVRLRHDAQACTQCGACHQVCPMGVRFNESPDDAECIRCLRCMQEACRFGAIRLEIGGVPVGDAGRPQPAAPQP
- a CDS encoding retropepsin-like aspartic protease — translated: MAVLVLASWQPGSGGQLHHWVDDKGVPHLTSTPPPKGRPEISTYSFPERPPAAPEPALQETPVTIADNLVLVPVRITVGRQIVEATLLLDTGAAVTALHRQAAGRLRLAARSQAELVVAGGRTVTAEVVEADSVQVGPILRRQVAVSIIDHQGPPVPFDGLLGMSFLKGLEYRIDFDRQRLLWSRPEP
- a CDS encoding Crp/Fnr family transcriptional regulator; amino-acid sequence: MRTGPESELAGVLAGLPLFAGLSREECQAVAAVARQESRPRGAAIFAEGDPGHGFYIVLEGRVKVFKLGADGKEQVLHLLGPGEPFGEVAVFAGRSFPAHAEALSRCRLLVIPRAAFRELLARQPSLALNLLASLSLRLRRFAQLIEDLSLKEVPGRLAAYLLMESDQNGGADVVRLEITKGLLASVLGTIPETLSRILARLSRSGLIAADGPLIRILDREGLAELAGGERRL